The following proteins are co-located in the Dyadobacter chenwenxiniae genome:
- a CDS encoding carbohydrate kinase family protein — protein sequence MKPKITVFGEMLWDMLPSGKQPGGAPMNVAIHLKNFDMNPAFISRVGDDDLGAELMEYLHHQNFNTDFIQTGITHLTGIVKVNLTDKTEVTYKIVQPVAWDYIQTTPENKQLVKDSDVFVYGTLSVRSQQSRDTLFELLKDAKLKVFDVNIRPPHLDRATTEYLLQQADIVKVNEHELNTVCTWFGIQPELETQMKFLYERFNLKLVCVTLGADGAIVLSGDGFHSQRGYVVEVQDTIGSGDSFLAMFLKEYVSGLPIPSALTKACAVGALVASYNGATPDISESELDHFLTVNQ from the coding sequence ATGAAACCTAAAATCACCGTTTTCGGAGAAATGCTCTGGGATATGCTGCCCTCGGGAAAACAGCCCGGCGGAGCGCCCATGAATGTAGCCATCCATCTCAAAAACTTCGATATGAATCCCGCATTCATCAGCCGGGTTGGTGACGATGACCTGGGTGCGGAACTCATGGAATATCTTCACCATCAGAACTTTAATACAGATTTTATACAAACCGGCATTACCCATTTGACCGGCATTGTAAAAGTAAATTTGACCGATAAAACAGAGGTTACCTACAAAATCGTGCAGCCGGTGGCCTGGGATTACATCCAGACAACTCCCGAAAACAAGCAACTGGTAAAAGATTCGGATGTGTTTGTATACGGCACACTTTCGGTCCGCAGTCAGCAATCGCGGGACACGCTTTTTGAATTATTAAAAGATGCAAAGCTGAAAGTCTTTGATGTGAACATCCGCCCGCCGCATCTGGACAGAGCTACCACGGAATATCTGTTGCAACAGGCAGACATTGTAAAAGTGAATGAACATGAGCTCAATACAGTCTGCACGTGGTTTGGCATACAACCCGAACTCGAAACCCAAATGAAATTCCTGTACGAGCGGTTCAACCTGAAACTGGTTTGTGTTACACTCGGGGCCGACGGAGCGATTGTACTTTCCGGCGATGGGTTTCATTCCCAAAGGGGTTATGTAGTGGAAGTGCAGGACACGATCGGCAGCGGCGATTCCTTCCTGGCCATGTTTCTCAAAGAATATGTTTCCGGCTTGCCAATCCCCTCTGCACTAACAAAAGCCTGTGCCGTAGGCGCGCTGGTTGCTTCCTACAATGGTGCCACGCCTGACATTTCCGAATCGGAACTCGATCATTTTCTTACCGTTAACCAATAA
- a CDS encoding sugar porter family MFS transporter encodes MKNSKVLIWSIVVALGGFLFGFDTAVISGAEKAIQHLWDLSAVEHGFTVSIALIGTVLGAMLGGIPTDRLGRKTTLFWIAVLYLVSSLGSALATDWYVFIFFRFIGGLGVGASSVAAPMYISEISPAKSRGKMVGLFQFNVVFGILIAYFSNYFMQDLGDNAWRWMLGVQAVPSLIFLLSILYVPESPRWLIMKKGDVQQAKKVLDMIDADTSEETLFAIQNANGESKDKPKARLFSAQYKTPVTLAILFAVFNQVSGINAIIYYSPRIFEMTGLGAKAAFLSSAGIGFVNFAFTLLAINFIDRFGRRTLMAIGSVGVIITLALVARAFFIQDFTGVPVFLFVYIAFFAFSQGAVIWVFISEIFPNEVRASGQALGSFTHWFMAAIIAFSFPIISEYLGGGITFSFFAVMMVLQLIFVWRLMPETKGTSLERTDKTMILH; translated from the coding sequence ATGAAAAACAGCAAGGTATTAATTTGGTCGATCGTCGTGGCCCTTGGCGGATTTCTTTTCGGTTTCGACACGGCCGTGATCTCGGGGGCGGAAAAAGCCATTCAACATTTGTGGGACTTGTCGGCCGTTGAGCATGGCTTCACCGTTTCCATTGCATTAATAGGCACGGTCCTTGGCGCAATGTTGGGCGGCATTCCGACAGACAGACTGGGAAGAAAAACAACCCTTTTCTGGATCGCCGTTTTATACCTTGTTTCCTCCCTCGGCTCCGCGCTCGCCACCGACTGGTATGTTTTCATTTTCTTTCGTTTCATCGGCGGGCTGGGCGTAGGCGCTTCCTCCGTAGCCGCACCGATGTACATCTCCGAAATTTCTCCTGCCAAATCGCGTGGTAAAATGGTGGGGTTATTTCAATTCAATGTCGTTTTCGGGATTCTCATTGCCTATTTTTCCAATTATTTCATGCAGGATCTGGGCGATAATGCATGGCGCTGGATGCTGGGCGTGCAGGCCGTGCCCTCGTTGATTTTCTTGCTGTCTATCCTGTATGTACCTGAAAGTCCGCGCTGGCTCATCATGAAAAAAGGCGATGTGCAGCAGGCTAAAAAAGTGCTGGACATGATCGACGCCGACACCAGCGAAGAAACACTGTTTGCCATCCAGAATGCGAACGGCGAATCAAAAGATAAACCAAAAGCCAGGCTGTTTTCTGCCCAATACAAAACGCCCGTGACACTGGCCATCCTGTTCGCGGTTTTCAATCAGGTTTCGGGGATCAATGCCATTATTTATTACAGTCCGCGCATTTTTGAAATGACGGGACTGGGTGCAAAAGCCGCATTCTTATCGTCTGCGGGCATTGGCTTTGTCAACTTTGCATTCACATTACTAGCGATCAATTTTATAGATCGTTTCGGCAGGCGCACGCTCATGGCAATCGGCTCGGTGGGCGTCATTATCACACTAGCATTGGTTGCCAGGGCATTTTTCATACAGGATTTCACCGGCGTTCCCGTCTTCCTGTTCGTCTACATTGCGTTTTTCGCGTTCTCACAAGGCGCAGTGATCTGGGTATTTATTTCAGAGATTTTCCCTAACGAAGTACGCGCCAGCGGACAGGCATTGGGCAGCTTCACACACTGGTTTATGGCAGCCATTATTGCCTTTTCCTTCCCCATCATTTCCGAATACCTGGGCGGCGGGATCACCTTCTCATTCTTCGCGGTAATGATGGTTTTGCAGCTCATTTTCGTATGGCGCCTCATGCCCGAAACCAAGGGAACATCGCTGGAACGCACCGATAAAACAATGATTCTACACTAA
- a CDS encoding SusC/RagA family TonB-linked outer membrane protein — MNKRLLMMAFAILCSMQLAWAQNKVSVTGTIKASDGEILPGVSILEKGTTNGAVSDATGKYAISASSNATLVFSYVGMVAKELPVDNRSIVDVTLEYDQKNLNEVVVVGYTSSKKEDLTGAIAIVDMAPLKNISSGNPMQALQGRVPGLYIEKTGSPNGANSRILIRGANTLGNTDPLYIIDGVPTKRPEVFQGLNPNSIESVQVLKDASASSIYGSRASNGVIIVTTKNRANADGKITIDFNTSISAQSEKYARFDMLNSVDRGRALWRASVNDGVNPEDGYAALYQFDWNKDFKNPVLNGVTVQPLVGGNANMPAGNTNWQKELYKTGIVTNNELTISGGSKTSSLQINLGYFKNTGMLRYTNYDKLSGRINALTSAFQGKLKIGANVQIASSNERLVSTDIGGALTTSLAITQAPTIPVYAKDGTWGGGIGSGYSDRNNPLHMQEINKWDNTHRVTLFGNVFAEIEPVKHLFLRTSLGMDNASYYFKNIEQSFEEGSFGRTNNSLTIDQNRYLSATWSNTIRYNFDLGEHHFKLLGGIEAIKNDLQFETARKEGFAEQTEDYFVLNAGTGNANITGTGSGSRLLSQFARVDYGFSDRYLAAVTIRRDGSSRFGKQNAYGIFPAASVGWRIDREAFMQNAKSISSLKLRAGVGRVGNQEIGDLARFGLYDTRYGTRRSQFPDGHNSFFDQFYNIGTAYDLNGSNTGNLPSGIISIQGANPNLKWETTDEANFGVDFGLFNGSIQGSLDYFTRKTSDILITPPIASAVGEGQLKVVNGAQKSNNGFEFSVGYYAKPKGDFTYNVMAGVSRFRDKITVLPEEVRAAYPGNVIQTILGHSQFDLFGYKTDGLFQNQAEVDAAPTQVGAGPGRIRYVDSNGDGRIDDLDRVFFGTTLPAFEYNLKVEAFYKNFDLSIFGSGVAGRSGFDAYTFYNNFVRGRENAGPGVFDAWTPQNTSSRIPALSLSDANNETRASDYFNVNTSYFKLRNVQLGYAIDSKAIEKIRLQRLRVYIMAENLFLIKSKQFAGPDPERVDINAIPIPRTITVGVNVSF; from the coding sequence ATGAACAAAAGATTACTAATGATGGCATTTGCCATCCTATGCAGTATGCAACTGGCATGGGCGCAAAACAAGGTTTCGGTTACCGGAACCATAAAGGCGTCGGACGGAGAGATCCTTCCGGGCGTGAGCATCCTCGAAAAAGGGACGACCAATGGAGCAGTCAGTGACGCAACCGGTAAATACGCCATTTCAGCTTCTTCCAACGCAACATTGGTTTTTTCTTACGTAGGAATGGTGGCGAAGGAATTACCGGTCGATAACCGTTCTATCGTGGACGTAACATTAGAATATGATCAGAAAAACCTGAATGAGGTGGTTGTTGTAGGTTACACCAGCTCCAAAAAGGAAGATCTTACCGGCGCAATCGCCATTGTGGATATGGCGCCGCTTAAAAATATCAGTTCAGGAAACCCAATGCAGGCGCTACAAGGGCGTGTTCCAGGACTTTATATTGAAAAAACAGGTTCTCCTAATGGTGCCAATTCCCGCATCCTGATCCGCGGTGCGAACACGCTCGGCAACACGGATCCGCTTTACATTATCGACGGCGTTCCTACCAAGCGTCCAGAGGTTTTTCAGGGTTTAAATCCCAATTCAATTGAATCCGTACAAGTGTTAAAAGACGCGTCTGCCTCGTCTATTTACGGTTCGAGGGCGTCTAACGGGGTTATTATCGTGACAACCAAAAACCGGGCTAATGCGGATGGAAAGATTACCATTGACTTCAATACCAGCATTTCGGCGCAGTCTGAAAAATACGCAAGATTCGACATGCTTAACTCCGTTGACCGCGGGCGCGCACTATGGCGGGCTTCTGTAAATGATGGCGTAAATCCCGAAGATGGCTATGCCGCATTGTATCAGTTTGACTGGAACAAGGACTTCAAAAATCCGGTGCTGAATGGTGTCACGGTGCAGCCGCTGGTTGGTGGAAATGCCAATATGCCTGCCGGTAACACCAACTGGCAGAAGGAGTTATACAAAACAGGGATCGTAACCAATAATGAACTGACGATCTCGGGGGGAAGCAAAACTTCATCGCTGCAAATCAATCTTGGTTATTTCAAAAACACCGGAATGCTGCGATACACCAATTATGACAAATTAAGCGGCCGTATCAATGCATTGACGAGTGCTTTCCAGGGCAAACTGAAAATCGGGGCGAATGTGCAAATCGCTTCTTCCAATGAACGGCTTGTTTCCACCGACATTGGCGGCGCGCTTACCACTTCACTGGCGATTACCCAGGCCCCAACCATTCCGGTTTATGCCAAGGACGGCACCTGGGGCGGCGGGATCGGCTCGGGTTACTCGGACAGAAATAACCCGCTCCACATGCAGGAAATCAACAAATGGGACAATACCCACCGGGTAACATTGTTTGGAAATGTGTTTGCCGAGATTGAGCCCGTTAAACATCTTTTCCTGCGCACGAGCCTGGGCATGGACAATGCGAGTTATTATTTCAAAAACATTGAGCAATCCTTTGAAGAAGGTTCTTTCGGACGCACGAATAATAGCCTGACCATTGATCAGAACCGCTATTTGAGCGCTACCTGGTCCAATACGATCCGCTACAATTTCGATCTGGGCGAACATCATTTCAAGTTACTGGGCGGAATTGAAGCCATTAAGAATGACCTGCAATTTGAAACTGCCCGTAAAGAAGGGTTTGCGGAACAGACCGAGGATTACTTTGTGCTCAATGCGGGAACCGGAAATGCCAACATTACCGGAACCGGCTCAGGAAGCAGGTTACTTTCTCAATTTGCAAGAGTTGACTACGGATTTTCGGACCGGTATCTGGCAGCGGTTACCATCCGGCGCGACGGTTCATCCCGGTTCGGAAAACAGAATGCTTATGGCATTTTCCCGGCTGCTTCCGTAGGCTGGCGCATTGACAGAGAGGCATTTATGCAGAATGCAAAATCCATCAGCAGCCTGAAACTGCGTGCGGGTGTTGGCCGCGTAGGGAATCAGGAAATCGGTGATCTGGCCAGATTTGGCTTGTATGATACGCGCTATGGAACCAGAAGATCGCAATTCCCGGACGGCCACAACAGCTTTTTCGACCAGTTTTACAACATCGGAACGGCTTACGATCTGAATGGTTCCAATACGGGCAATCTTCCTTCCGGCATTATTTCGATCCAGGGGGCCAATCCGAACCTGAAATGGGAAACAACGGATGAAGCCAACTTCGGTGTCGATTTCGGGTTATTCAATGGAAGCATTCAGGGCTCACTGGATTATTTCACCCGCAAAACGAGCGATATATTAATCACCCCGCCGATCGCGTCGGCGGTAGGTGAAGGTCAGCTGAAAGTGGTGAATGGTGCGCAAAAATCCAACAATGGTTTTGAGTTTTCTGTGGGTTACTATGCCAAACCAAAAGGCGATTTTACCTATAATGTGATGGCAGGCGTAAGCCGTTTCCGTGACAAAATCACCGTTTTACCGGAAGAAGTGCGGGCAGCCTATCCGGGCAATGTTATCCAAACCATTCTCGGACACTCGCAGTTTGATCTGTTTGGTTACAAAACCGACGGATTATTCCAGAACCAGGCCGAAGTTGACGCGGCACCGACGCAGGTTGGCGCCGGCCCGGGACGCATCCGTTATGTGGACAGCAATGGTGACGGACGCATAGACGATCTGGACCGCGTATTTTTTGGAACAACATTACCTGCTTTTGAATACAACTTAAAGGTGGAAGCATTTTACAAAAACTTCGACCTTTCCATATTCGGCTCAGGCGTTGCCGGCAGATCGGGATTTGATGCTTATACTTTTTACAACAACTTCGTAAGGGGCCGTGAAAACGCGGGCCCGGGTGTATTCGATGCATGGACACCTCAAAACACCAGCTCGAGAATCCCTGCACTGTCGCTTTCCGACGCGAATAATGAAACGCGCGCTTCCGATTATTTCAATGTAAACACTTCCTACTTCAAATTGAGAAACGTACAGCTGGGCTATGCGATTGATTCAAAGGCGATTGAAAAGATCAGACTGCAAAGATTACGCGTCTATATCATGGCCGAAAACCTCTTCCTGATCAAATCCAAGCAGTTTGCAGGGCCAGACCCGGAACGTGTGGATATCAATGCGATCCCTATCCCCAGGACCATTACAGTGGGTGTAAATGTTTCATTCTAA
- a CDS encoding glycoside hydrolase family 32 protein has protein sequence MKKIIIALLFICAITGADANAQDFKEKYRPQFHFTPKANWMNDPNGMVYHNGIYHLFYQYYPDDKIWGPMHWGHATSKDMIAWKEQPIALYPDSLGYIFSGSAVVDKNNTAGFGKDALVAIFTHHDPVQEKQKTGKHETQSIAYSLDDGKTWTKYKGNPVVQNPGITDFRDPKVMWFEPQKKWVMTLATKDRITFYSSPDLKSWSRESDFGANEGGHGGVWECPDLFPIMHEGKQMWVLIVNINPGGPNKGSAGQYFLGDFDGKTFTSNSKETKWLDFGTDNYAAVTFANTGDRRILMGWMSNWQYANQVPTDPWRSANTIARELGLKTVGKETYLTSVPVKELDVLNTTGFSETNAKVKGSLDLTAKAKNKTGLFRLDLTTKNTADFSIVLANEAGNELIIGYDKAKNQYYIDRSKSGKTDFEKGFGEKHIAPRFATETSIPLTLIADVASVELFADNGLTVMTDIFFPETPMSKLHIKSTAGITLDALKYTALKPSLE, from the coding sequence ATGAAAAAAATCATTATTGCGCTGCTTTTCATTTGTGCCATTACAGGCGCAGATGCCAATGCTCAGGATTTTAAAGAAAAATACCGCCCGCAGTTTCACTTCACGCCCAAGGCCAACTGGATGAATGATCCGAACGGAATGGTGTATCACAATGGCATTTACCATCTTTTTTATCAGTACTATCCCGACGATAAGATCTGGGGGCCGATGCACTGGGGACATGCAACAAGCAAGGACATGATTGCGTGGAAAGAGCAGCCGATTGCTTTGTATCCCGACAGTCTGGGCTACATTTTCTCAGGAAGCGCGGTTGTTGACAAGAATAATACGGCAGGATTCGGGAAAGATGCACTGGTGGCCATTTTTACGCACCATGATCCGGTGCAGGAAAAGCAAAAAACGGGTAAACATGAGACGCAAAGCATTGCATACAGTCTGGATGACGGGAAAACCTGGACGAAATACAAAGGAAATCCGGTTGTTCAGAATCCGGGGATAACCGATTTCCGTGATCCGAAAGTAATGTGGTTTGAACCTCAGAAAAAATGGGTGATGACATTAGCGACCAAAGACAGGATCACCTTTTATTCTTCACCGGACCTTAAATCTTGGTCCCGGGAGAGTGATTTCGGCGCCAATGAAGGCGGCCATGGCGGTGTGTGGGAATGTCCTGATCTGTTCCCGATCATGCATGAAGGAAAACAAATGTGGGTTTTGATCGTAAACATTAATCCGGGTGGTCCCAATAAAGGCTCGGCTGGTCAGTATTTTCTGGGAGATTTTGATGGTAAAACATTCACTTCCAACTCCAAAGAAACCAAATGGCTGGATTTTGGGACAGACAATTATGCGGCCGTTACATTCGCTAACACCGGCGACCGGCGTATTCTGATGGGCTGGATGAGCAACTGGCAATACGCGAACCAGGTTCCGACCGATCCCTGGAGAAGTGCCAACACTATCGCCAGAGAATTGGGATTAAAAACGGTTGGAAAGGAGACTTACCTTACTTCGGTTCCTGTAAAAGAGCTGGACGTTTTAAACACAACCGGCTTTTCCGAAACCAATGCCAAAGTGAAAGGATCACTCGACCTGACCGCAAAGGCGAAAAATAAAACGGGCTTGTTCCGACTGGATTTAACCACCAAAAACACAGCAGATTTCTCAATTGTTCTTGCAAATGAAGCTGGCAATGAGCTGATTATAGGCTACGACAAGGCCAAAAACCAGTATTACATTGACCGTTCCAAATCAGGCAAAACCGATTTTGAAAAGGGCTTTGGCGAAAAACACATTGCACCCAGATTCGCAACGGAAACCAGCATTCCACTCACATTAATAGCAGATGTAGCCTCTGTAGAGCTTTTCGCAGACAACGGACTGACGGTGATGACGGATATTTTCTTTCCCGAAACCCCCATGTCCAAACTGCACATAAAGTCCACGGCTGGAATCACCCTTGATGCTTTGAAATACACTGCATTGAAACCTTCTTTGGAGTAA
- a CDS encoding RagB/SusD family nutrient uptake outer membrane protein has protein sequence MKTKFIYSILMAGGLLTATSCKDYLDYEPKGLLSSENTKSASSAEALATAAYAGIGNDEMIGPMTSMWVYGSVRSDDAYKGGGGVSDVAEIDFYEHYNLTRPDLGSMHPFTWENFYKAISRANAALVSLNALTEAEFPLKQTRIAEMRFLRGHSHFMLKMLFKNIPYITENLTSEDVLKTSNVEFTNDQLWNKIGEDFQFAIDNLPAKQTQVGRANKLSAAAYLAKLRLYQAYEQDETHKVTGINKTRLQEVVTLTQQVIASGQYSLQPDFAENFIAETENGPESIFAIQYSINDGTAVGRLSYVTGLNYPHGAPQYGCCGFHQPSQSLANAYKTGADGLPLFDTYNDKNVDFATETVDTRVDHTIGIDGHVYKYDATKPFSNSWIRDPGVYGSFHTMKEQQLATSASYHKEGPFIGSSKNIDVLRYDDVLLMQAEAYIELGQQAMALPLINQIRKRAANSTGRLKKKDGTFASKYNVKEYAATGWTQDYARKALQWERRLEFATESPRFFDLVRWGIAEKTLNAYLEKEKVRRPFLATAKFTAGRDEYLPIPQREISFTKGLYKQNPGF, from the coding sequence ATGAAAACCAAATTCATATACAGCATCCTGATGGCCGGTGGTTTGCTAACCGCCACATCCTGCAAAGATTACCTGGATTACGAGCCAAAAGGGCTTTTATCCTCCGAAAATACCAAATCGGCTTCGAGTGCGGAAGCACTGGCGACCGCTGCCTACGCAGGCATTGGCAATGATGAAATGATCGGGCCGATGACCAGCATGTGGGTTTACGGCAGTGTGCGTTCCGATGATGCCTACAAAGGAGGCGGCGGCGTTTCGGATGTAGCGGAAATTGATTTTTATGAACATTACAACCTTACCAGGCCGGACCTGGGATCCATGCACCCGTTTACGTGGGAGAATTTTTACAAAGCAATCAGCCGCGCCAATGCTGCACTTGTGAGCTTGAATGCGCTTACGGAGGCCGAATTTCCTTTGAAGCAAACCCGCATTGCAGAAATGCGTTTTCTGCGTGGGCATTCTCATTTTATGCTCAAAATGCTTTTCAAAAACATCCCGTACATTACCGAAAACCTGACGAGTGAGGATGTTTTGAAAACTTCTAATGTTGAGTTCACCAATGATCAGCTTTGGAATAAAATCGGGGAAGATTTTCAGTTCGCGATAGACAATCTGCCTGCAAAACAAACCCAGGTCGGGCGTGCTAATAAGCTTTCTGCCGCCGCCTATCTTGCCAAATTAAGGTTATACCAGGCTTACGAACAGGACGAAACGCATAAGGTGACGGGCATCAATAAAACGCGTTTGCAGGAAGTGGTAACGCTTACGCAGCAGGTTATCGCGTCCGGACAATACAGTTTGCAACCCGATTTTGCAGAGAATTTCATCGCCGAAACGGAGAACGGTCCGGAATCTATTTTTGCTATTCAGTATTCGATCAATGATGGAACGGCGGTGGGCAGGTTGAGCTATGTGACGGGGTTGAATTATCCGCATGGCGCGCCGCAATACGGCTGCTGCGGTTTTCACCAACCCAGTCAGAGCCTCGCGAATGCTTATAAAACGGGCGCAGACGGACTGCCGCTTTTTGATACATATAATGATAAAAACGTAGATTTTGCGACTGAAACCGTGGATACGCGCGTGGATCACACCATTGGCATTGACGGCCATGTTTACAAATATGATGCAACCAAGCCATTCAGTAACAGCTGGATACGCGATCCGGGCGTTTATGGTTCGTTTCATACCATGAAGGAGCAACAACTGGCAACCAGTGCTTCTTATCATAAGGAAGGCCCGTTTATCGGTTCTTCCAAAAACATTGATGTGCTGCGTTACGACGACGTTTTGTTAATGCAGGCGGAGGCTTACATTGAATTGGGACAACAGGCCATGGCACTTCCGCTCATCAATCAGATCAGGAAAAGAGCGGCCAACAGCACCGGCAGATTGAAAAAAAAGGACGGCACATTTGCTTCGAAATACAATGTTAAGGAATATGCCGCAACCGGCTGGACGCAGGATTATGCGCGCAAAGCACTGCAATGGGAACGCCGCCTCGAATTTGCCACCGAAAGTCCACGCTTTTTTGACCTCGTTCGCTGGGGAATTGCGGAGAAAACTTTGAATGCTTACCTTGAAAAGGAAAAGGTAAGACGGCCATTTTTGGCAACCGCCAAATTCACCGCCGGCAGGGATGAATATCTTCCTATTCCGCAACGGGAAATCAGTTTCACAAAGGGGTTATACAAACAAAATCCGGGATTTTGA